The genomic window ACACCGCGATTGAAAAAATGGGCAAGCGATGCTTGCCCTCCTACATGATTTTGTATTGTGGGTGAGCGTTGCTCACCCTCCTACGGGACGATGGACTACTACCGCGCGTCGATCGTGATGTCGCCGCTTGAGGCTGCGATATCGATAATCGTCTTGGCGCTGCCGACGGCCACCGAAACATCGGATCCCGAATCGTGGTCGTGAATCGGCAGTTTCATGTTCGAGCTAAGGTCGCCGCTATCGGTCGATGCGGTGATGCGCCCACCGAAGCTTCTCGGAACGTCGAGAGTGATGGAACCGCTGGCGGTCCGCAAGCGAACGGTCGAAACGTTGTCGAATGAGACATACTTCGCGATCACATCGCCCGACGATGCGTCGAGATCCACGTCTTTTGAGAGGCCCGTCGCATCGATGTCTCCCGATGACGATTGCACACGCGCCGCGCCGGAGATGTTGGTCAATCTCACATCGCCGCTCGATGCGTCGACATTCATGGCACCTGAGTCGTTGGTCAATCTGACGTCGCCGCTTGACGAAGTGACGTCGATGAGTCCGCTTGTGCCTGAAACGTGCACATCGCCGCTGTCCACGTCCGCAATGACTTTCACGCCGCGCGGCACGGTGATCTCATAGGAGAGATCGCAGTTCGAGCAGTGGTGCGGGTAGTCGGTCGTGATCGTGATGCCGGCGTTCGCCGAACCGCCGTCGGCGACGGTGGCCACGTGCGAGCTCATCGCGTCCAAGTCGTTGTGGTTGGTGGCCGACTTTTTGACCGTGACCTCCACGGTCGACCCGCTGCCGCCCGTGACGTAGATATCGCCGCTCGTATTGGAAACCTGCAGCACACCGTTGTCGGGCATGGGATATGATGCCGTCGACTGGGTCCGCACCCGGTCCCACGGCCACGAAATGTCCGCGACCTGTGCGCCGATCGGCAGGTGGCCCGCAAGCACTTTAAGTCCGACGATGATAGCGACGATCGCAACAACTCGCAACATGTGACGAATTCCCCCTCACCCTTGAGGTCTTACCAGGGGCTCAGGCGCAATGTTTCAGCCGTAACGGCCAGAATTACTCCGCGCAGGGTCGTCAGGCCACGCCTGCCAACCCGGTGTTATGGGCCCACTACTCGGTGCCAGCTCGTCCCTCGCGGTCGTGTCGGCCATGATCACGCCGGCCATCCTCATCCTCGCCGCCGGCTCTTTGGTAAACACGACGCTCATTCGGCTCGGACGCGCCGTCGACCGGTCCCGCTACCTCATCGAGCGGGGTGACGAATTCCACGCCGCCGGCAACAAGAACGCGATGCGCGTCACCGAGGACCGGCTCGAACGCCAGCTTAAAAGAGCGGAATTCGCCCGGCTGGCGCTTTCCGGTTACTACGTCGCGATCGCGATCTTTTTGGTCTCGAGTTTGGCGATCGCGGTGAACGCGCTCTTGGGCGATCCATATCCGATGTTAGGGCCCGCCATCGTCATCCTCGGCGGAATCGTCTTGCTGTTGAGCACGGCGGCGGTCGTGGTTGAAGTGAACATCTCGGCGGGCACGCTGCGCGAGGAAGCCCGACAATTCCGCGAGCGGGAGCTGGACCCGTAGTTTCTTTTGTAGTAGGGCAAGCATCGCTTGCCCAAAGAATTTCTTAGACATCCAGCGCTAAATCATGCCGATGTCAATATCTCCGCCGCAATCTCTGCAACATCGCCCCCTCACATCTGTATTACAACTATGAACACGCATTGTATGGTCAGGCCTTCCGCCGTTGCCGCGCTGGTCGCGGTGGCACTATCGCTCTCAGCGTGCGATAGTGTCGGACAAGCCTACCCGCTGAACAAAGACGTGGCCATTCCGTTTGAGTTGGCGAACAATCACATCTTCGTCAAAGTGAACGTTGATAAATCTAAACCGCTGTGGTTTGTGCTCGACACGGGCGACAAATACGCGATCATCAACGAGCAGAATGCGAAGGATATTGGATTGGACCTCGGCGGTGGGGAAGTTGAAGTCACAGGAGTCGGCAATCAGACCTCGACTGCCTACTACGTCAAGAACAGTTCGTACAGCATTGCCGGTTTGGACGGATTCTCGCAGCCGATCTTCCTCGCGCTGCCGCTGGAGGGAGTTGCGGCGCATACCGGCCACGCCTCTGCGGGCATTATCGGCTTTGACTTTCTAAGCAAGTTCATCGTGGAAATCGACTACGACAATAAAACGCTGATCCTTCACGATCGCGACCAATATCAGTATCACGGCAACGGCGAGATTCTCCCGCTCACGTTTGGACACGGACACCCGCACATCGCGGCGCAGATCACGCAAGAAGGCCGCGCCCCGATCGACGCAACATTTCTGCTCGACGTCGGAGACGGCGGAGCGGTGACGCTCAACTCGCCGTTCGTCACGCAAGAACACTTGATGGACTCAAGTCAAAAGACGGCGCTGCGCACGATGGGCTACGGCGTCGGCGGCGGTTTCAAATCGCCGGTTGGAAGAATCAGGCAGCTCGAGATCGGCCGTTTCACGATTCCCAATCCCGTGACGGCCTACTCGCAAGCGACCGGCGGCGCGTTTGCTACGAACGAGGTGCAAGGTTCGATCGGCGCCGACATCTTGCGGAAGTTCAAAGTGATTCTGGACTACGCACACAATCGCGTCATCCTCGAGCCAGGCGCACATTTTGCCGATCCGCTCGAGTACGACATGAGCGGGCTCGCGCTTTCGGCGAACGATGTACCCGAGAAAACACTCAATGTCGATGAAGTCTACCCCGATTCGCCGGCATCAGAGGCTGAGATTCAAGGCGGCGACGTGATTACGTCGATCGACGGGCGGCCGATCTCGCAATACACCCTATCCGACGTACGCGAGATGTTCAGGCATGAGACGAAACATGACTTGACGTTCGATCGCGGCGGCCAAACTGTTAATGTCACCTTGAAGCTCCGCCGGCTAATCTAACCTTAGTCCTGTAGTAGGGCGAGCATCGCTCGCCCAGAAAATTGGGCAAGCGATGCTTGCCCTAGTACGGTTCGTTCCGTTCGTTCGGCTCATAGAGTAAAAGGGCAAGCGTTGCTTGCCCTCCTACAGCTCCTTGGCGTCGAACTGCTTTCGCGATTTGAGGATACCGCTCACATGAACGCGAGCCCACGAACCAAGCGGTTCCACTGCCTCCCACAACGTGCTACCGAGTTTGGTCAACTCGTAATCCACTCGCGGCGGCGTGGTGGGGAAGACGGTCCGCGTCACTAGGCCATCTCGTTCCAGCCCGCGCAGCGTGAACGTGAGCATCCGCTGCGAAATGCTGGGGACCAACCGCCTGATCTCATTAAAGCGCTTCGAGCCGTCGCCGAGCAAGACGACGATGAGCACGGTCCACTTGTCGCCGACGCGCGCAAGAATGGAGCTGAGAGCTCGGCACTCTTCGGTCGCGAGATCGGGCGTTTGAACGGTCATCTAGGTGTGCTCAGGTATCAGATCTGTGCCTTCTTGCGAACATCGCCCGTGGTATATAGAATAGTGCTAGTCGCATTTTGATACCGAATCGGCGACCACCTTCACCTCCATCGGCAGATAGTAAGGCGCAAAAGCATGATCGTCATTTCCGTCATTGTCGGAAGTACCCGCGAGGGCCGCTTCTCGGAGAAACCCGCGAAGTGGATATTGCAACACCTGAAAAAGCGCGAGGGCGTCGACGCTCGGCTTCTCGACCTTCGCGACTTTCCGATGCCATTCTTCGATCAACAGGCAACGCCAGCCGCTCCGGGGCGTGCGCCCTACGAGAACCCAGTCGTGCAGAAATGGATTGCCGCGATCGAGCAGTCCGACGGCTTCGTCTTTGTCACCCCCGAATATAATTACGGCACCTCCGCGGTGCTCAAGAACGCGATCGACTGGACCTATCGCGAGTGGAATCGCAAGGCGGCTGCATTCGTGAGCTACGGTTCCGCCATGGGCGTGCGCAGCGTCCAACAGCTCCGAGAGACGATGGTCGAAGTTCAGATTGCCCCGGTTCGGTCGGCGGTTCACATCCCTGTCGCCACGTTGATGGCTCATTATAAAGGCGGCGATGTCGACGCCGGACTTGCCGAGCTAGAAGCGCCTGCCGCGAAGATGATCGACGATCTGCTTTGGTGGACCGCTGCGCTGAAGACAGCGCGCGACAAAGCGGCGTGATTACAAACTAGGGCAAGCGATGCTTGCCCTCCTACATAAATCGCGCGGGGCAAGCGATGCTTGCCCTAGTACGACCTAGTTCGGCAACGTGTTCGGAACTGTCGTGACAGTGCCGGGTTGGCCGCCGTGATATGAGCCCTCCGGCAGGCCATCCGGGAACGATCGCTGCAAGATGTAAAAACCGCCTTCGTCGACACTCTCGTCGAGGACGAACACAGTTTTCGAGTCGGCGCTGAGACGCAATCCGGTTGAGCAATTACGCCCGACGACGTGCGACATGCCCGTCTCGCGCCGGTACGGCTTGGGGAATATCGTCATCAAGCCCTCAACGCCCCCGGCGCAAGCGTCTGGATTGGTGAGCGTGACAAGGTCGTCGGTCTTCGGGTCGACTACGACACCTTCCATGCCCGCTTCGCCCAGTCCAAGATCAAGAGTCTTGCATCGAGTGGGATCGGGCCCGTTCGGGCCATTCGGGATTTTTACGACGCCGACAGTGATAGTGCCGTTGATATTTGCGCCGACATAGACGTTGCCTTCGTTGTCGACCGCAACATTCGAGGCATAGTCGATGGCGCTACAGGAAAGCTCTTGCGGGTTCGGTGTGCCGCCCGGATACCACACGACATTATCGGCGGGAGGGGGCCCGGCGAGGTTGACCACGTATAGCGACTTGTCTTTGCCGATCGCAATGTCTACAGGTCTGCCATACGGATCCGGCAACGTGGTTTGCGCCTTCGTGTCGACATTGAATTGCAGCACTTCCGCAGGATCCTGATTCCCAAACGAGACCACGCGCCCGTTTGCAACCAAGCCATTTCCGACGAAGAGACCCTTTTTTGAGATTCTGATCGGAGAATTGTGGACACCCGGACGCATCGGCCAGTATTCAAGCGCTCCCGAATTGCTGTCGACCGCGATAACAGCCGGGGATGTCACTGCCGGCGCCCCCGACGTATCGACCATCGATGATATCGAGCCGGAGTCCGTCTGTGTTATTGCGCTGTGGAGTTGGTTAGTCCCAGGTGTCGCTGAGCACCCACCTACGACAAGCGATGAAATGATGAGTGCAAAAAGAAGCGGTGATGCTGCTAATCTTTTCATTTTTGAAACTCCCGATGTAAGAAGTTCCCGAAATTATCTCACCGGATTCTCTTCATTTCAATAGGTCGTTCGCCATTGTTTTCCGAGTAGTGGATGGCCGTCCGCACACAAAAAGTAAGGCCGACCATAAAGGTCGGCCCTACAGAACGAGATAGCAAAAGGGCAAGCGATGCTTGCCCTCCTACAGATCATCTACATCATGTCGTAGCCGCCCATGCCGCCGCCGCCGCCACCCGGCATTCCGCCGTTCTTCTTGTCGTCCGGCTTCTCGGAGACAAGGGTTTCGGTGGTGAGCAGCAACGCTGCGATGGATGCGGCATTCTCAAGGGCCGAGCGCGTGACCTTAAGCGGGTCAACGATGCCCATCTTGAACATGTCGCCGTATTCTGCGTTCTCGGCGTTGAAGCCGAAATTGCTCTCGAGCGTCTTGACCTTCTGCACGACGACCGAGCCTTCGTAGCCGCCGTTTTCGGCGATCTGGCGCAGCGGCTCTTCGAGAGCGCGCTTCACGATGTTGATGCCGACCTGCTCGTCTGCATGATCGGGCTTGGCTGCATCGAGACCCTTGAGCGCGTGGATGAGTGCGGCGCCGCCGCCAGGCAGCATGCCCTCTTCGACCGCGGAGCGCGCCGTCGAGACGGCGTCTTCCATGCGATGCTTCTTTTCCTTGAGCTCGGTCTCGGTGGCCGCGCCGACCTGGATGACCGCGACGCCGCCCGACAACTTGGCGAGGCGCTCTTGGAGCTTCTCGCGGTCGAAATCGGAATCAGTGTCTTCGATCTGGCGCTTGATCTGCTCGATCCGGCCTTTGATCTCTTCCTTCTTGCCGGCGCCGTCGACGATGGTCGTGTCTTCCTTGGTGATCTTGACCGTCTTGGCTTTGCCCAGCTCGGTGATCGTGACTTTGTCGAGTTTCAGGCCAAGCTCTTCAGAGATGACCGTGCCGCCCGTGAGGATGGCGATGTCCTTGAGCATTTCCTTGCGGCGGTCGCCGAAGCCCGGGGCCTTGACCGCGACGCACGTGAACGTGCCGCGCAGCTTGTTGACCACGAGTGTTGCGAGCGCTTCGCCTTCGACGTCTTCAGCGATGATGACGAGCGGGCGCTGAACCTGCACGACCTTCTCGAGCAGCGGCAGGATGTCGGCGATGGCCGAAACCTTGCGCTCCGTGATCAGGACGTACGGGTCGGTGAGCACGGCTTCCATGCGTTCCGGATCCGTGACCATGTACGGCGAGATGTAGCCCTTGTCGAACTGCATGCCTTCTTTAAGTTCGAGCTCGGTCTTCGTCGTGCGCGACTCTTCGACGGTGATGACGCCGTCTTTG from Candidatus Eremiobacteraceae bacterium includes these protein-coding regions:
- a CDS encoding aspartyl protease family protein — translated: MVRPSAVAALVAVALSLSACDSVGQAYPLNKDVAIPFELANNHIFVKVNVDKSKPLWFVLDTGDKYAIINEQNAKDIGLDLGGGEVEVTGVGNQTSTAYYVKNSSYSIAGLDGFSQPIFLALPLEGVAAHTGHASAGIIGFDFLSKFIVEIDYDNKTLILHDRDQYQYHGNGEILPLTFGHGHPHIAAQITQEGRAPIDATFLLDVGDGGAVTLNSPFVTQEHLMDSSQKTALRTMGYGVGGGFKSPVGRIRQLEIGRFTIPNPVTAYSQATGGAFATNEVQGSIGADILRKFKVILDYAHNRVILEPGAHFADPLEYDMSGLALSANDVPEKTLNVDEVYPDSPASEAEIQGGDVITSIDGRPISQYTLSDVREMFRHETKHDLTFDRGGQTVNVTLKLRRLI
- a CDS encoding NAD(P)H-dependent oxidoreductase — its product is MIVISVIVGSTREGRFSEKPAKWILQHLKKREGVDARLLDLRDFPMPFFDQQATPAAPGRAPYENPVVQKWIAAIEQSDGFVFVTPEYNYGTSAVLKNAIDWTYREWNRKAAAFVSYGSAMGVRSVQQLRETMVEVQIAPVRSAVHIPVATLMAHYKGGDVDAGLAELEAPAAKMIDDLLWWTAALKTARDKAA
- a CDS encoding SBBP repeat-containing protein produces the protein MVDTSGAPAVTSPAVIAVDSNSGALEYWPMRPGVHNSPIRISKKGLFVGNGLVANGRVVSFGNQDPAEVLQFNVDTKAQTTLPDPYGRPVDIAIGKDKSLYVVNLAGPPPADNVVWYPGGTPNPQELSCSAIDYASNVAVDNEGNVYVGANINGTITVGVVKIPNGPNGPDPTRCKTLDLGLGEAGMEGVVVDPKTDDLVTLTNPDACAGGVEGLMTIFPKPYRRETGMSHVVGRNCSTGLRLSADSKTVFVLDESVDEGGFYILQRSFPDGLPEGSYHGGQPGTVTTVPNTLPN
- a CDS encoding helix-turn-helix domain-containing protein gives rise to the protein MTVQTPDLATEECRALSSILARVGDKWTVLIVVLLGDGSKRFNEIRRLVPSISQRMLTFTLRGLERDGLVTRTVFPTTPPRVDYELTKLGSTLWEAVEPLGSWARVHVSGILKSRKQFDAKEL
- a CDS encoding DUF2721 domain-containing protein, with the protein product MITPAILILAAGSLVNTTLIRLGRAVDRSRYLIERGDEFHAAGNKNAMRVTEDRLERQLKRAEFARLALSGYYVAIAIFLVSSLAIAVNALLGDPYPMLGPAIVILGGIVLLLSTAAVVVEVNISAGTLREEARQFRERELDP
- the groL gene encoding chaperonin GroEL (60 kDa chaperone family; promotes refolding of misfolded polypeptides especially under stressful conditions; forms two stacked rings of heptamers to form a barrel-shaped 14mer; ends can be capped by GroES; misfolded proteins enter the barrel where they are refolded when GroES binds); its protein translation is MAAKELLFDENARRALERGANALADAVKVTLGPKGRYVVIDKKFGSPTITNDGVTIAKEIELSNHFENMGAQLVKEVASKTNDIAGDGTTTATVLAQAIIREGLRNVTAGSNPLAIKRGIEKAVVAAVAELKKMSRKVETKEDIAQVASISAKDKTIGDIVADAMEKVTKDGVITVEESRTTKTELELKEGMQFDKGYISPYMVTDPERMEAVLTDPYVLITERKVSAIADILPLLEKVVQVQRPLVIIAEDVEGEALATLVVNKLRGTFTCVAVKAPGFGDRRKEMLKDIAILTGGTVISEELGLKLDKVTITELGKAKTVKITKEDTTIVDGAGKKEEIKGRIEQIKRQIEDTDSDFDREKLQERLAKLSGGVAVIQVGAATETELKEKKHRMEDAVSTARSAVEEGMLPGGGAALIHALKGLDAAKPDHADEQVGINIVKRALEEPLRQIAENGGYEGSVVVQKVKTLESNFGFNAENAEYGDMFKMGIVDPLKVTRSALENAASIAALLLTTETLVSEKPDDKKNGGMPGGGGGGMGGYDMM
- a CDS encoding DUF4097 family beta strand repeat-containing protein, coding for MLRVVAIVAIIVGLKVLAGHLPIGAQVADISWPWDRVRTQSTASYPMPDNGVLQVSNTSGDIYVTGGSGSTVEVTVKKSATNHNDLDAMSSHVATVADGGSANAGITITTDYPHHCSNCDLSYEITVPRGVKVIADVDSGDVHVSGTSGLIDVTSSSGDVRLTNDSGAMNVDASSGDVRLTNISGAARVQSSSGDIDATGLSKDVDLDASSGDVIAKYVSFDNVSTVRLRTASGSITLDVPRSFGGRITASTDSGDLSSNMKLPIHDHDSGSDVSVAVGSAKTIIDIAASSGDITIDAR